In Corylus avellana chromosome ca2, CavTom2PMs-1.0, the following proteins share a genomic window:
- the LOC132169547 gene encoding receptor-like protein EIX2, with the protein MGSSHIFMSTLHLILFFFFSLLATSSYLQLIKPVSCTKIPISRCSDVEREALLSFKYNLTDQSGRLSSWVGEDCCNWIGVGCDNNTGNVVKLDLRNPFVQLNFSDFDPYYVLLSDKEMEAYNRSCLGGKISSSLLNIKHLSYFDLSFNNFNGISIPKFLGSLENLRYLNLSFSLFSGVIPSHIGNLSRLQSLDLNSASYSTNFSNRNSKLEVESLEWLVGFSSLKYLGMDFVNLEKVPDWVHAINVLPSLRELHLAGCELVSLPHSISSINFTLLSVIDLSFNDFNSFIPQWLSNVSGLSTIKLETSLLRGTIPIGLIHLANLHSLNLADNQLSGEITEFVDGLSQCSNNSSEDSRNFPSLQELDLSFNQMNGTIPESIGKLARLVSLNLFGNSWEGVLTEAHFQNLTQLKSLRLSVKVSTNSTLVLKVKQDWVPPFKLIDLKLTNMRIGPTFPTWLKTQNELNVLWLENAGISDTIPHGLWKSYPNVTDWNLSHNKLRGQVPYFKFQPLVASVDLRSNKLEGPLPLFHNNLRSIFLGNNMFSGPIPKNIGELLPNLNWLDLSSNSITGRIPHSIGMLKKLGFLILRNNFLSGRLPPLWKDLQKLTILDIAENNISGNVPSSMQYLRSLEVLSLSQNHLDGEFPSFFRNYKNLQSLDLGRNKFSGKLPTWLGESLPSLLRLSLRSNLFQGDIPQQLCLLSNLQILDLAHNDFSGVIPQCLGSLRGNIENGGYFVDYDYQIFLVTKGIEYGYGQSFFNLVYSIDLSSNNLSGEIPDNITGISELVIMNLSMNHLTGRIPKKIGNLHMLETLDLSMNELCGPIPESLSSLTFLSHLNLSFNNLSGKIPSGNQLQTLNDSSIYEGNSLLSGPPLSTKCSEDGTKLRVTPNGDNQDGRGVESFLFWISMVAGFIVGFWGVCGTLIIKTSWRQAYFRSFDNLKDKIAVFVMVKIVCLLRKVKSERN; encoded by the coding sequence ATGGGTAGCAGCCATATCTTTATGTCCACTCTTCATCtcatcctcttttttttcttctccctgcTTGCAACTTCATCCTACCTACAACTTATTAAACCCGTTTCATGTACCAAAATCCCTATTTCCAGGTGCTCGGATGTGGAGAGGGAAGCACTTCTTAGCTTTAAATACAATCTCACAGATCAATCGGGTCGTCTCTCTTCTTGGGTTGGTGAGGATTGTTGCAACTGGATAGGCGTTGGCTGTGACAACAACACCGGAAATGTAGTGAAGCTTGACCTCAGAAACCCATTTGTTCAGCTTAATTTTTCCGATTTTGATCCTTATTATGTACTATTGTCCGATAAAGAGATGGAAGCTTACAACAGGTCGTGCCTGGGGGGCAAGATAAGTTCTTCTTTACTCAATATAAAGCATTTGAGTTACTTTGACCTAAgctttaataattttaatggaaTCAGTATTCCAAAATTTTTGGGTTCCCTTGAGAATCTGAGGtatctcaatctctctttctcattgtTTTCCGGAGTTATTCCTTCCCATATTGGGAATCTTTCAAGGCTCCAATCTCTAGACCTCAATTCAGCTTCATACTCCACCAACTTTAGCAATCGAAATTCAAAATTGGAGGTCGAAAGTCTAGAATGGCTTGTTGGCTTTTCTTCTCTTAAGTACCTTGGAATGGATTTTGTAAATCTTGAGAAAGTACCGGATTGGGTCCATGCGATTAATGTGCTTCCTTCCTTACGGGAGTTACACCTAGCTGGCTGTGAACTTGTTAGTCTTCCACACTCTATTTCTTCCATCAACTTTACATTGCTTTCAGTCATTGATCTCTCTTTCAACGATTTTAACTCCTTCATACCTCAATGGTTGTCAAATGTGAGTGGGCTTTCAACAATCAAACTTGAGACCAGTTTGCTTAGAGGTACTATTCCAATTGGTCTGATACATCTAGCCAACTTGCATAGCTTGAATTTAGCTGACAACCAGTTAAGTGGGGAGATAACTGAGTTTGTGGATGGCTTGTCTCAATGTTCCAACAATAGCTCTGAAGATAGTAGGAACTTTCCGTCATTGCAAGAACTTGACCTCTCTTTTAATCAAATGAACGGAACCATTCCAGAAAGCATCGGGAAACTGGCAAGGCTTGTTTCATTGAATCTTTTTGGGAATTCTTGGGAAGGTGTCCTAACTGAAGCTCATTTTCAAAACCTCACCCAATTAAAATCTCTTCGGTTGTCTGTGAAAGTTTCTACAAATTCGACGTTGGTTTTAAAAGTCAAACAGGACTGGGTTCCTCCTTTTAAGCTGATAGACCTTAAATTAACAAACATGCGGATCGGCCCAACCTTTCCAACTTGGCTTAAAACCCAAAATGAACTCAATGTTCTTTGGCTCGAGAATGCTGGCATTTCTGACACCATTCCACATGGCCTTTGGAAGTCTTACCCAAATGTCACCGATTGGAATCTATCTCATAACAAATTACGCGGGCAGGTACCGTACTTTAAATTTCAACCTTTGGTTGCTAGTGTTGATTTGAGGTCCAACAAGTTAGAGGGTCCACTTCCACTTTTTCATAATAATCTCAGATCTATATTCCTTGGTAATAATATGTTTTCTGGACCTATTCCAAAAAATATAGGTGAGTTATTGCCCAACTTGAATTGGTTGGACCtctcttcaaattcaattactGGCAGAATTCCCCATTCTATTGGAATGCTAAAGAAATTAGGCTTtcttattttaagaaataatttcTTGTCTGGGAGACTCCCACCTCTTTGGAAGGATTTACAGAAGTTAACGATATTGGACATAGCAGAGAACAATATATCTGGCAATGTTCCAAGTTCAATGCAATATTTGAGATCACTGGAGGTATTATCATTGAGCCAAAATCATCTTGATGGAGagtttccttctttctttagaAACTATAAAAACTTGCAAAGCCTTGATCTTGGAAGGAACAAATTCTCTGGAAAACTTCCAACATGGTTAGGAGAAAGTCTACCATCTTTATTGAGGTTGAGCCTAAGGTCCAACTTGTTTCAGGGGGACATACCTCAACAATTATGTCTTCTTTCAAATCTCCAAATCCTAGACCTTGCACACAATGATTTTTCAGGAGTAATCCCTCAATGTTTAGGAAGCTTGCGTGGTAATATTGAGAATGGAGGTTATTTTGTAGACTATGATTACCAAATCTTTTTGGTTACCAAAGGAATAGAATATGGATATGGTCaatctttttttaatcttgtaTATTCTATAGACCTTTCGAGTAACAATTTATCTGGAGAAATACCTGATAATATAACAGGCATCTCTGAATTGGTGATCATGAATTTATCAATGAATCATCTCACTGGAagaattcctaaaaaaattgggaatttACACATGTTAGAAACACTTGATCTTTCAATGAATGAGCTTTGTGGTCCTATCCCTGAAAGCTTGTCTTCTTTGACATTCTTAAGTCACTTGAATTTGTCATTCAACAACTTGTCTGGGAAAATTCCTAGTGGGAATCAACTTCAAACACTTAATGACTCATCTATCTACGAAGGTAATTCTTTACTCAGTGGGCCTCCTCTTTCAACCAAGTGTTCAGAAGATGGAACTAAACTTAGAGTAACACCAAATGGTGATAACCAAGATGGAAGGGGAGTTGAGTCATTCTTGTTCTGGATTAGCATGGTTGCTGGGTTTATTGTTGGATTTTGGGGAGTTTGTGGCACActgattatcaaaacatcatgGAGACAAGCTTACTTTCGCagctttgataatttgaaagacaAGATTGCTGTTTTcgttatggtcaaaattgttTGCTTACTAAGGAAGGTCAAGTCAGAGAGAAATTGA